A stretch of DNA from Thunnus thynnus chromosome 16, fThuThy2.1, whole genome shotgun sequence:
GCTACTCGCTATTGATtgtagacctttttcacagaagactttttgacttgtcattgcaggaaaagtacaggtgcaacattaacgatggctcagtTCCATTCACGTGTCCAAGGAAGCCATAAACCATCGTGCACTGCACCatcataaatattattaattgcACATTTGCTCTTCCTGTTTTGActtcaaaatgtctgctggaAAAAGGTAACTTATACTGGCAGTAGTGATTGAGTGACACGGCAGTGTGTTGGACACCGCTTCCAATTCATttctatgaaagttgctcaatGGGTGCAtatactgaaaatgtttttccaacTTCCACGGGCTTCCAAGAAGTAGTTATAGCACATTAATCCTTTAAAACTTGtcaattttacatttctgtttgtgtatgaattaaacaaacacaatataatGTGTTATTCAGTAAGCTAGTAGATCCAGGCTAGACGTTGACCCCAGTTTccactctttatgctaagctaagctaatcgcctCCCTGCTCTAGCTCCAAAGTAAACGTAgagacatgaaagtggtataAATCTTCGCATcaaactcttggcaagaaagcaaataagtgcaTTCCTGCAACGTCCACGGTTCAACTCCCAGGTGGgggacttttgttgcatgtcatacccctctttccctctctgtgttttctgtttctctctacactgactgtcaaataaaggcaaaaagccaaaaaaatcctttagaaaaaaaaaagattaagaagTCAATTCCCAGCTGCATTTAAAGACGCCAGTGAGTTTAATCAGAATGAACATAACCATTTTAGCAGGCTAATATCCTTTTAGCCTGGATTGAAGTTGCTTTCCTCTACAGATACATAAAACAGATCAGATTTTACTTGAATTTTAAATATCTGTCATTTTGTTTAGTTATTGTTTGTTGGTACTGATTTTCATggggtttttttccttttggtgtaggttttttatggtttttttgttgttgttattgtataATTTATATAGTTTGACCctttaattttaaaatcagttcacTTATTTGctgatgtgtatgtttgttttgccttttcttGTTCTATTCATAGCGTGTGATTTTAAAGTGCGgcttatttttagtattttatgtgGACCACAGGAGACACTTTGTGGAAGTTAACAAGGATTCggataaagaataaataatctGAGAGGAGAAATTTATAAAATCCCTCATTTGTGGAGCTTCTCACAAGTTGTAGACAACCTGTGATGAGAGTCGCAGGAagacattgcttcattttttgAGGTCACAAGCGTAAAAGGTTTGGAAGCCATTGTCCTAGATTACAGCCTGAGGGTCCACTGACACTGAGATCTAAGCTCTGAAACAACAGTTAAAGTAAGCGGGTCAAAGTTCGCTTCTTCTCATACTCACCCACGTCTAGGATGTCCAGGGTGATGACATCAGAGGTAGCCCGGCCCAGCTGGTTGGAGGCCTCCACCCAGATCTCGTAGGGCGTGAAGAGGTGCAGGTCCCGGGTGATGCTGCAGGAGTAGGGCTGCGTATGAGTGTAATCCTCACACTCCTTCTCCTTACCATACCACCTGTGAGGAAAACAGGGAATATTGAAATAACTCTGAACAGCCTTCAACAACACATATGATAAATACACATTGTATTATGTGTCATGTGTTACGTTTATCTGGCACCAGCGGCTTTACTAAGTCTTTATTTACACTAAGCTGACTGCAATAAGAAATCTCCATGCAGCTGACATACCCGTGGGCACTGCATGTCAAGTCATTTCCCTCTTGGTGTTTTTAAATTGCTGatttaatcataaaaaaatgtgaatagaGTTTTTACACCCCATCTGAAactcattttcaaaaaatatatcGCACTCATGAAATGTAACTTTCTACAGATGAGGAACTTTCACCCTCTGGCTACCGCTGCTATTTGTCTTAAAATACAGTCTGCCAAAGAGATAAGGTATTTTGTCTCGAGTCCATCTCCACTTCAGCTTGTTTTAGGAGcttttttgaaacatttcagtATCATAAAACTCCCGAAACTGCAGATCATGTCATATGACACTACACATCACACCAACACTATCaggacattttaaatgttaaatatgtttgaaATTGGATCACCAAGCAGAGTCTTTGACCCTTTGAAGCTTGGTTTTCACTCCCCTCATTTACGAGGTTATGAGGTTACTATACAAtatcttgtcttgtcttgtcaaAATCTATACTGTAATATAGTGTGAACCCCACAAAAAAACCAGATTTTAATGGATTTATGGATGTTAATCCTCTATTACTTAAAGAGTAAGTTCTGCTGATTCCACCAATACGAGTATAGTGTcttatatgtgtgttttgatttgaGTTATAACTCTGAGAAGAAGgggtgtgatttttttttcatgcacacTGCACCACTTGTGTTCAAAAGGTTTATCTTTTAACTTCAAGACAAAGCTGATTTTCAGATTACATAGCGGATTGAATGACTTCTAACAGTGAATATGTTCTGCAGTGTGGttgtagtgagtgtgtgtgtgtatatacctGAGTTTGTACTTGAGTGTGTACTGTGTGCTAATGTTCGTCTCCCCCTTTCCTCCCGGAGCCCAGCTGCAAGTCAGGTCTTTGGTGTTCCTGGACCAGCAGGTCAGATTGACCGGCTTCTCTGGAGGCACTGGGGACAGAAAGAGGAAGCATTGGGGGTGAGAGAAATGGGTGAAGAGAAGGGAGAGGAGAATAgggaaaggggagggggaggaagtgAGATGCAGGGTCAGTGAAGGTACAAAGTTACCTCCAGCCATTACTTCGGCCCCTTCCTCCTGAGTGTAATTCACCCACTAGTGATGTTCCTCAGaaattggtgtgttttttttattaattggtatgtgtctgtgtgtgtgtgtgtgtgtgtgtgtgtgtgtgtgtgtgtgtgtgtgtgtgtgtgtgtgtgtgtgtgtgtgtgtgtgtgtgtgagtgtgtgtgtgcgcatactGTCTGATTTGGTCAGACTCCGGATCCCTGCCAACATTCCTCTTCTCTCAGAACACAGGGTGCTCAACACCAGTGTCGCACAAAGATTAGGATCCTGACTGCATCcccttgtatgtgtgtgtgtgtgtgtctgcaagcATGTGTCTCTACGTGgtaaagttgtttttctgtgtatggGAACCGCCAGAAAAAGAGCATCAGGACAGCgtaaaactgtgtttgtgtgtgcgtacgTTCATGTGCTTCTATTTCTGTGAGGAACAATTCTTAATTTTAGACCTTCAAAAAGAGGACATCTTGGCTGCTCTTCACTTCAAAAACCTGAGGGaataaaggataattccagtttatcaCGACTTGGAGCTTGCTTTCGTAGATTTTGCCATCATTCCTATCTGTAATACGTGGCAAGGAACATGAGAGATTCAGGTTTTATCATTCAGGATTTACACAGAGCCACAGCTTAGCTaaatatttggattttggaggagaaacaaaggaaaactgtaaaattattaCCTGAATTGTCTGTTATGAACATTCATCATGGACATAATGGTTTAACTCTGATCTTACATACAATACTTGCTATAGTTGTATGTGTATACAGTTTTTCCTATGCAGTGAGGGTCAATTACAGACATTTCTGGTACACTGACCTTCAGTTTtgcctccaaataaagtggtttggATATGTTGGCTAAATAAATGGCTTGTTATCTGACCACTGGTGTTTCTTGCCCTGCCAGACTTCATTTTCGCGATGTTCCCAGATTGCAGCAATTACTGTAGTGAGTACATATCATCATAGCCAATAGAGATGATGGCCAAAACCTACTAAAAAAAGGACCAAGCAGTAACAAAACAGAATTATCCTTTTtatgacatataaaaataatttgcttGGAATTGTAATTTGTCTCCACTCTGGTTTTCCACAAATACAGTTCAATATCttgttaaaaattcttaaaattacatctattccttctctctctttgaaaaatccaaaatctatgAACATACGAACTTTTCTACTAGACAGAAGATGTCCTCTACTTCAATATAGAGTCAATTCTCTGTGTATGTCCACTGGTGGCTTAAAatctccacatcacacttctattaattacattttggaCCACGAAAACTATTTGTAATGTCACAAAATCCAGCTTGTacgtcttaaactcagatttaaggtgagagAAACGTTCTActgtcagcagatgaatgtgaaaacatcctcctagtgtcaaactcacatcattctgcacagtgaagctcaaacatccaactaaagTAACAAtaaccaaaacacatttttgagtggagggggattTTGACGCTTTGTTTTAGTGTTCAGGCTAGAATTAGGTTCAGGTTGAGGTGAGGATTCTCCCTGAAGAAAATAAGGTTACTTAAAGATTGTCATAAGGCACCACGGTAAGAAGAAAAAGCCCACTGTAAAAAATTAAGAAACTGTTTAGGGGTAGTTGATGTATTATGTTAATGCTGGTCCTCATAAGCATAGAAGTAcaaacacgtgtgtgtgtgtgtgttaaatgtcaGACCCATGCCCTATGAGTGATAGTGCGAGTAATGGACCACACAGGTGGTCAAAGCgtcacacagtgacacacactcAAGGAGGCCTCTTGCTGGCCTGAAGGCAAGAACACTAAACGTAAAATACAGCTACAACTGTGTAGGGACACTTAAAAATCTGCCCACTACTTCCTTGTTGTTTGCCTTTATTCCCAtttcctctccactcctctcaCCTCAGTGCTGTACTCCTCCTCTCACTTCTCTCCTACGCTTTGTTTTTCCTGTAACACGCCTTTACTTCTACAATTCCTCACATTGATGCAGAGAGGCAAATGCAGATACCACACGTTTCCCCCggagaaaaaaagttatttaagGTTAAAAGGCATCTGAGACACCgaataaaacatgaatgcaACCAAGCTCAAAAACCATATAGTATACTGAAACTTACTCCCGACGTAGAGGCAGGAGCCGGCCAAGATGTGTCCCTTGTGGTTGTGACAAACCAGGTTGTCACCGGAGGTTTGCCTGGAGGCGTTGAGTCCTGCCAGCGTCACACTGAGGTTGGTCGGGCTCAGCACTCGGTACAAGGAGCCGGGCAGTTGTTGACCATTCAGCGTCCAGAACAGAGAGCTTGCGTGGACGCCGAGGTCGGGGTGGACCCAGCAGCTGGCAGTCAGGTTGGACCCCATGCGAAGGACGGGGTCCTGGGGGTAGATGACTGCTACATCTGGAGGAGGGCAGGAGGAGATGGATATTAGGGGATATCTCAAGGTGGTGATCAGTCCGAAGTTTAGGCTGATGGACAGAAGACTTAGGAAAAATAATCTGAAGAGATAAATTAACTATCTCTTTAAATACCCAAGGTTCAAATGATTGCATTCACAAGTTTAGAGATTAAACTATTCatagattaattgatttgttgactgacagaaaattaaactgcaaTATTTCTGATAATcacacaaaaataccaaataagtTCCAGCTTCTTAGATGTGAAAATTTGcgactttttttgttttatgccactttaaattaaatatctttggatttggacaaacaaaacatcGTCTTGGGTTCTCAGAAATTGTGATGAccctttttcactattttttgacattttgacgcttccaaaaaataattaaaagattaatcaatgatgaaaatagtcATTACTCACAGACCTACATGAGTTACAATATGTTATGattgatttaacttttttaatttttgatttaaatcaaGAGACAAACATAAGTGAACATGgatgtcatgaaaaaaatgtgaatttagtCGTTTGTAGAATAATGGTGACCCGCAACTGATTCTGAAATCTCAGATGGTATTATATGGTACTATTTTGTGCTAAAGCATgcaaaaactcttttttttcttgaaactAACCATTCAAAGGCGTTATGAGTTTATTTTTCcttgttgtttttcatcagatcttaTTTGCTGTAGTTGTCAGTTTTTAAACCTGTAAAACACTGGGTAAACTCCATAAGTGCTATTAATAATgatcatttattatcatttctcACAGCTGGGGAAGCTTTTGCTCTCATTAGTGGTGAGCAAAACAtcaaaaggataaaaaaaaaggagaaaggaataaataaatcataggaggagagaggagaggagtttttTCATTTGCTTCGGATAGGATTTCAGAAAAATGTTGCCCACCTAAGTAGACATCGCTATGAAAACATGTAATGCGATTTCTATGAAGGAATGACTGAGCAGGGAGTGAGTGAGAGCGTCAACACTTTGTCAGACCACTACAAATCTGCGCCCGGGGCCACATCCAGTCAACTGCCATCCACCTCTGCTGACAGACACTGTGTGGTCCTTTATGGAGGAGCTGCCTTTGAAGAAGTTAATTCAGCTGTAACGCTTCACTAGTGTTAATATCATAACCCCAACTCCACACATTCATGTACACCCATGAACgaaaacacaagcacaaaggCGAGTTGTCTTTGTCACTAGATATGGGGCGAAGTGCAGGGGGCCGTGATTAGTCAATAATATGCTGATCCAGCTGAATAACAATCATTGTTTATGTATTCCAGGCGCTGAGGATGGGACATTGCCCCGGAGCAGGGCTGTGAAGCCCTCCAGTGTACGGCCCTTCAAACACTCCAGCAATAGACACAATTACTGCTGTTTATTGCCCCTGCTCGACACGCTCACTGGAGGAAATGGcttgtaaaatattatttgtttgGAGAGGCTGAGGCTGCTTGAAGCACAGGGCAGGGGATGAGTTTAACCCTGTGATCATGGAGAATGGAGCAGGTTACTGGGCAAGTTGAGATGGGAGCAATGGAAaaggtttcatttcaaaaaaatgtCTCATTCTGATTTGTGGCTGATTTTAAGCTTTGTGCTGGACAGAAAACACTCTGTTCTTCATGCTGTCAGTCTTCAAAGGTGCCTGATATCCCCGACTCTTTCTAAAGAGCTGTTTACTCCTCACTCACCCATGCAACAGGTCAAAGAAATCCTCTGTCTGCTCTACAATAGACATACATGTGGAACATTTTGAGGGGGCCAGCGTGGATGAGCCAAGTGGAAGAAGTCACGCAACATTTAGTGACAATGAACCGTGCAACGCCATCTGAAAGGAGATCATCGAGGAGACAGcagcagatttgtttttttgttttttgtttttttagatttacATTTTAGGTATTTAACTGATGCTTTCATACAATATGAGGAGAGATTATCTCGTCTAACGTCAAGTCACATCAGGGCAAGCACAGGCAGGACAAATATGAGAAGTTAATTTCAGGTTAAAAAGCTCTTTTTTCAagcttttgcatgttttagagTCAGATATTTGATATTGAATGGCAATTTCCAAGATAAAATTCTCTTAACATAAACTAAAACCTTTGTAGGAATATAAGATCCACTTAATTCTAATTACGTGTTTATGCCATACAAACATAGCTTTATTCCAGTGGCATCTGTAAACCATAGCACACTGAGTGAAGGGGAAGCACCATCCATTATTACAGCGAATAAAACAGTAATGACCAATAAGCAGCTATAATAAACAGCAGGACGGCTTATGATCAAGGGCCATTGTCTTCTTCAAGCCCTTAAAACTATACTTTCTTTTATTAGCGCCTTTCAAACAGGATGAATAACAGGAGATCCTCAGTGAGGAGCTGCTCTTTGCCAGTGAGCTCACCATAAAAACTAATCCAGCCACTTAGCGGGTGGAAGCGGACATAACTTTGATTTATTTACGTTACTGTGCATTAAGCTGCCGGTTAACATTCTCCAAAACCCGAGCAAATGATGTCACTGTTTTGTTGCGGTCCGTAAAGCCCCCACGCTCTCCATGTGTTAAACGAATTATGGCCTGACTTGTTGAAATTCAGCCTCCTGGGAGCTGCAGCTCGCTGTGCAGGGATACAACAGATACACTTCACCGGGAGCTCATCAATAACCAGAGCTGTCAAGTGGACACGTTTTAATGTGTCCAGAAAGCTGATTGGATCCGGTATGTGTCCCACAAGCAAGTGAGCCTTATATAAGACAACCTTGGAAAGAATCTGTGGAATCGGTGTTATTAAGTGTTATCCAATGAAAGATTGTCTGTATTTACATGTGTCTTATGTCGTTTTTATCCTCATATGGAAACATGTATTTGTGCTCCTTTTTAGTGAGATTTTagtgacattttattatttttatacccTTTAATATCACTATAACAATCCTATACTATTCGATGTCTGTAGTGTACAGTAAGTTTGCATTGACTACCTTTCTAAATTGTGTTGTACTGTTGTGATGATCCATTTCTGCAgctgttttatctttaaaaaaattcttCCATACCAGTTCAGGACACTGTCACACAGAGCTGTTTACAGTAAGATCTTTGGGTGACACATGGATTAAACCGATCTCAGTGGACCAAAGAAAAGCCATCGACCCCATACCAAAACTCCTTTTCCAAGCGAGACCACGTCTTTGCGCATCGATGGACATCTGTGTGTAACTTACGTGTGGACAAGGACAGCACGCCGGGAGTGTGCAGCATGAGGAAAATCAAGCAGATATCCAAGGCGGCTTTCATTTTCCCCCAGTTCGTTTGATCTCTGTCTTGATTCCTCGTCCTCGTGTTGTTGTGATGTCGCTTCTGTCGATCTTGGATGGAAATTACGCACagtggaaagaggaaaaatagtACGGGTTCAAGTTGAATGCTCCGGATTTTATTAACAAGACAACCCTGTGGAGTAAAGGGGCGCACTAGAAAAAGTGCGACCCAGTGGAAAAAGTCACCCTCTGAGAACCCATAAGACAACTCGTCCTTAGCAAAGGCTAAAACAATGAGTATATCACGTCCTGCGCGCAGTCTTTTCCCTTCTTAATGCTTTCTGCAGCTAAATCATACACAAGTTCATACTTTTTaagcccctcctctctctctcttcctacACAGTCGCCAGTCATTTCCCCCTCTTTCCGTCCTTTCactgctccttttttttcagtctctcCCCCCTTCAGTGATGGGTAGGAGAGTCAGAGCCATTCACTTTCACTGAATCACTCTGTCTCTGTTACTTTCCATGCCTCAGGTCCCTGCTTTACAATATTTCACCATAGGAGGCTGTTGAGTCACTGAGTCTTACAAGAAAGGTCACCAAATCCAAAAAtgtccttttctttgtttctttttgtatttctttgtctACAGAGACTGTGGGAAATATCCTGTTTTTCAATTAAAGAAAATCTCTTTATACCCTCTTGAATCATCAGTTTTCTCCTAATCTTGTAAGTTATGGCTAAGGCATAATAGATAATGACAGAACTGTATTACACTTTATTATAGGTTACTGTAGCCCTAATATCCTATAATGCTTAAATCTCTTAAAAGAATCTGATGACCCTCAAGATGTCATCTTTCTCCACACATATCAGGGAGGATGGGATTataattgcttttttaaataaataaaattatctgTGATTTAAGAAATAGTCACTGGATCAGAAaatagtttcatgtgttttctgacCCTTGCaattgtttttatagttttttcaattaattgaaaTTGGCTTTAGAGAAAGTTAACCTTCCTTTTTGTAAGATTTCACATAAAACATGGTCAGTTGTAAGTCGGTCCATGTTAAAGAGGTACTGCAGAAATTTAGTGTTGTACTTCAATATAGTTTGGGGACTTGCAAGAGACAGAttataaaatctttttaaaaaattggtcAAAATTGATGCAGTAGAGGCTGAGATATGACTTTAGTCcttaaaaacactggatcctacattgcCCATAATGACTTTCCCTACTGGTATAGCCACATCTTTCAAACCAGTTTGCAAAGCAGGGTTTATGTTATACATTTGTATGCTCCAAGCCCAAACTGAAGTGAGTAGTGTTGTCACTTGCATTATTTTGTCAGACTTGACAAAGACCTTACTTGACATcagacattatacaacagttACAGGCTGAGTAGTATTAATCATGGCTGGTAAACTGATCTTCATAtttaaaattggtggagtgcccctttaaagaAAGGTGTTTTTGCTGCCTTCTTGTATTAACATAAACAATGATGTCACAGGGCTGTTTGGTTTGCGTTCAGTCCTACTGTAGTCATAATGCACAACAGGTCGGTCACCACTAAGTATGAATCAAGACACAAGTCTtggtttatttaatattatttaaaac
This window harbors:
- the crlf1a gene encoding cytokine receptor-like factor 1a isoform X2, translated to MKAALDICLIFLMLHTPGVLSLSTHVAVIYPQDPVLRMGSNLTASCWVHPDLGVHASSLFWTLNGQQLPGSLYRVLSPTNLSVTLAGLNASRQTSGDNLVCHNHKGHILAGSCLYVGMPPEKPVNLTCWSRNTKDLTCSWAPGGKGETNISTQYTLKYKLRWYGKEKECEDYTHTQPYSCSITRDLHLFTPYEIWVEASNQLGRATSDVITLDILDVVTTDPPSGVSVSRVGQLEDQLSVRWEAPPALKDFLFQAKYQIRYRLEDSQDWKVMDDVGNQTSCRLAGLRPGTVYFVQVRCNPVGIYGSRKAGIWSEWSHPTAASTPHSERLMSGSCDSKSSGDSNSTLRRELKQFFGWVRKHAYGCSSMSMKLYDQWRVLMQKSHKARNQVGSPRG
- the crlf1a gene encoding cytokine receptor-like factor 1a isoform X1, coding for MKAALDICLIFLMLHTPGVLSLSTHVAVIYPQDPVLRMGSNLTASCWVHPDLGVHASSLFWTLNGQQLPGSLYRVLSPTNLSVTLAGLNASRQTSGDNLVCHNHKGHILAGSCLYVGMPPEKPVNLTCWSRNTKDLTCSWAPGGKGETNISTQYTLKYKLRWYGKEKECEDYTHTQPYSCSITRDLHLFTPYEIWVEASNQLGRATSDVITLDILDVVTTDPPSGVSVSRVGQLEDQLSVRWEAPPALKDFLFQAKYQIRYRLEDSQDWKVMDDVGNQTSCRLAGLRPGTVYFVQVRCNPVGIYGSRKAGIWSEWSHPTAASTPHSERLMSGSCDSKSSGDSNSTLRRELKQFFGWVRKHAYGCSSMSMKLYDQWRVLMQKSHKARNQVLQGDKS